Proteins co-encoded in one Medicago truncatula cultivar Jemalong A17 chromosome 8, MtrunA17r5.0-ANR, whole genome shotgun sequence genomic window:
- the LOC25502061 gene encoding uncharacterized protein, whose translation MRRVNNRNDGRDSNNTLDTINAAAFAIASSHDRLQPSTATNQKKKWGNWLNITGCFGYQKNNRKRIGHAVLVPETTPTGADAAANAVSSTAQAPPSITLPFIAPPSSPASFFQSEPPSTAQSPVGILSKTSVSASMYSPGGPNSIFAIGPYAHETQLVSPPVFSASSTAPFTPPPESVHLTTPSSPEVPFAQLFDSNSRNSETYQRLQISHYDFQNYQFQPGSPVGPLISPRSAISGTSSPLPDEFKKLDTAKLLHLDKLSIYGKQKSSQSSGSITPDAVKATTTQAGFFPNHWVSDIKISPCPSNNHRNETSVNHRVSFELSAQKASSSVENKPPASSQWTKVLSKFKNDAAAAAKTTDKEENHSIENECDDKQVVTETLIDTTKQRKAAEATVDEKDHQSLTLSSSSTKEFNFANAEGGDSPAPNIVADWWANEKVAGNENAASKDWSFFPIIQPHVS comes from the exons ATGAGAAGAGTTAATAATAGAAATGATGGAAGAGATTCCAACAACACTTTAGATACTATAAACGCTGCTGCTTTTGCTATAGCTTCTTCCCATGATCGTCTTCAACCTTCTACTGCTACTAATCAG AAGAAAAAATGGGGAAACTGGTTGAACATAACCGGGTGTTTCGGCTATCAGAAAAACAACCGAAAGCGGATCGGGCATGCTGTTCTTGTTCCAGAAACAACACCTACTGGAGCAGATGCTGCTGCTAATGCTGTTAGTTCAACAGCTCAAGCACCACCAAGTATAACACTTCCCTTCATTGCTCCTCCTTCATCTCCTGCATCATTCTTCCAATCTGAACCTCCTTCAACCGCACAATCACCGGTCGGTATATTATCCAAAACTTCTGTATCTGCAAGCATGTACTCACCTGGTGGCCCTAACTCAATCTTTGCCATCGGCCCTTACGCACACGAAACACAATTGGTTTCTCCGCCTGTTTTCTCGGCTTCTTCAACAGCTCCTTTCACTCCACCTCCTGAGTCTGTCCACTTGACCACGCCTTCTTCACCTGAAGTTCCGTTTGCTCAACTATTTGACTCCAACAGTAGAAATTCAGAGACATATCAGAGGCTCCAAATATCTCACTATGACTTCCAAAATTATCAGTTTCAACCCGGTAGCCCAGTTGGTCCACTGATATCACCAAGATCCGCGATCTCGGGCACCTCATCTCCTTTGCCTGATGAGTTTAAAAAATTAGACACTGCAAAGCTTCTTCACTTGGATAAGCTTTCAATTTATGGTAAACAGAAGTCGAGCCAAAGTTCCGGGTCTATAACCCCAGATGCTGTAAAGGCCACTACTACTCAGGCTGGTTTTTTCCCAAATCATTGGGTTTCTGATATCAAAATTTCACCTTGCCCAAGCAATAATCACCGGAATGAGACTAGTGTAAATCATAGAGTCTCATTTGAATTATCGGCTCAAAAAGCATCGTCCTCTGTGGAAAACAAGCCACCAGCATCATCACAATGGACTAAAGTCCTGTCAAAATTTAAAAACGacgcagcagcagcagcaaaaACGACAGACAAAGAAGAGAATCATTCAATAGAGAATGAGTGTGATGATAAACAAGTTGTCACAGAAACTCTTATTGATACAACGAAGCAAAGAAAAGCCGCTGAAGCAACAGTTGACGAGAAGGATCATCAGTCTTTaaccctttcttcttcttccacaaAAGAATTCAATTTTGCTAATGCAGAAGGAGGAGATTCTCCTGCACCAAATATAGTTGCTGATTGGTGGGCTAATGAGAAAGTTGCAGGGAATGAAAATGCTGCCTCAAAGGATTGGTCTTTCTTCCCAATTATTCAACCTCATGTTAGCTAG